The following proteins are co-located in the Aquarana catesbeiana isolate 2022-GZ linkage group LG02, ASM4218655v1, whole genome shotgun sequence genome:
- the XK gene encoding endoplasmic reticulum membrane adapter protein XK: MKFPGSVLVSVFLFVAETVTALYISSTYRSAGDKIWQSLTLLFSLLPCVLVQISLIFIHRDLSRDRPLVLLLHLLQLGPLVRCIEVLFIYFTAGKVEEPYVSITKKKQLPKGGCSDEVEKELGQAERKLFTHRSAFSRASVIQAFLGSAPQVTLQLYICVMQRNVTTSLCVFMSISLLSIVYGAMRCNILAIKIKYDDYDISVKPVAYICIFLWRSFEIATRVIVLVLFSSVLQIWTLPLVLLNFIVFFFYPWILFWQSKSPFPENIEKALSRVGTTMVLCFLTFLYAGINMFCWSAVQLKLNDSDLINKSQNWYCMAVYYMVRFIENSALLLLWYMYRIDVYMYVCAPLVVLQLMVAYCLAVLFMLIFYQFCHPCKKLFSTSISQGLLSCFKFLCYLCIPSKAPNKGDKFGAKLSDSSDMSEHMSGKAVEVQNGNPELGASSSP; encoded by the exons ATGAAATTCCCtggctcagtgctggtgtcagtcttTCTGTTTGTGGCAGAGACAGTGACCGCCTTGTACATAAGCAGCACATACAGATCGGCCGGAGACAAGATCTGGCAGTCCCTgaccctcctcttctccctcctgccCTGTGTGCTGGTGCAGATAAGTCTCATCTTCATTCACAGGGACCTGAGCAGGGACAGACCGCTGGTGCTGCTGCTGCATCTACTGCAGCTGGGACCTTTAGTCAG ATGTATTGAAGTTCTCTTCATATACTTCACTGCTGGTAAAGTCGAGGAGCCCTATGTTAGCATCACCAAGAAGAAGCAGCTGCCCAAAGGAGGTTGTAGTGATGAAGTGGAGAAGGAGCTGGGTCAAGCAGAAAGAAAACTATTTACACATAGGTCTGCCTTCAGCCGAGCATCCGTCATCCAAGCTTTCCTGGGATCAGCACCTCAAGTGACCCTTCAGCTATATATATGTGTAATGCAGAGAAATGTTACAACATCATTGT GTGTTTTCATGAGCATTTCCTTGCTGTCTATTGTGTATGGAGCAATGCGCTGCAACATTCTGGCCATAAAGATCAAGTACGATGACTATGATATCAGTGTCAAACCAGTTGCTTATATCTGCATATTCCTGTGGAGAAGTTTTGAGATTGCCACTCGAGTGATTGTCCTTGTTCTGTTCAGCTCTGTCCTTCAAATATGGACTTTACCTCTGGTGTTATTGAACTTCATCGTGTTTTTCTTTTACCCATGGATTCTTTTTTGGCAGAGCAAATCTCCCTTTCCTGAAAACATCGAGAAGGCATTGTCCAGGGTTGGCACAACTATGGTACTCTGTTTCCTTACTTTCCTGTATGCCGGCATCAATATGTTCTGCTGGTCTGCTGTTCAACTCAAACTTAACGACTCAGACCTAATCAATAAGTCCCAAAACTGGTATTGTATGGCTGTTTATTATATGGTGAGATTCATTGAAAATTCTGCCCTTCTTCTGCTGTGGTATATGTATAGAAtagatgtatatatgtatgtatgtgcccCACTGGTGGTGCTGCAGCTTATGGTTGCTTATTGTTTGGCAGTTCTGTTCATGCTCATTTTCTACCAGTTTTGCCATCCCTGCAAGAAACTTTTCTCCACAAGTATTTCTCAGGGGCTCCTGTCCTGCTTCAAATTCCTGTGCTACCTTTGTATACCCTCTAAAGCTCCAAACAAAGGGGATAAATTTGGAGCCAAACTGTCTGATAGCTCTGATATGAGTGAGCATATGAGCGGCAAGGCTGTGGAAGTTCAAAATGGAAACCCAGAGCTGGGTGcgtcttccagtccttaa